From the genome of Coleofasciculus sp. FACHB-T130, one region includes:
- a CDS encoding glycosyltransferase — MRRLLFLTERFPPDIGGLASSAGRIAAALCQLGIEVDVVAWSRYLQPGEVRSSDVARGGATGHAESQDFQTIKHLKVYRVGLYRHWDMTMPHTLNVLDWLHQCRGYDAVWGHYVFPSGFLATWFAATNGLPSTVSARGNDIDRAMFPPGDFARLQWTLLNAGLITAVSADMARKIQLLAQGDDVMVLKNGVNERVFSPPIIGATHESSLLRASLGIAPDEAVLGFSGELREKKGQQFLLNALTTVRAQRPACLLIIGEVRASQEAALQLYATQHPENAKRVIVTGHLASPAAVAGHLRLCDVYLQPSVWEGMPNALLEAIACGCCCIASDAGGIPEIIEHGKSGFLLPRSQLHRLGEAVLECLDLEPSARRQIGMAGRDRILAEFSLKHENQRLQTVIDRLIPISS, encoded by the coding sequence TTGAGACGTCTTCTTTTTCTCACGGAACGGTTTCCCCCAGATATTGGTGGGTTAGCGAGTAGCGCCGGACGCATCGCCGCTGCCCTCTGCCAGTTGGGTATTGAAGTAGACGTGGTGGCGTGGAGTCGTTACTTGCAACCGGGAGAAGTCCGGAGTTCAGATGTTGCCAGAGGGGGAGCAACCGGGCACGCTGAAAGTCAAGATTTCCAAACTATCAAACATCTCAAAGTCTATCGGGTGGGGCTATATCGCCACTGGGATATGACGATGCCCCATACGCTTAACGTCCTCGACTGGCTGCATCAGTGCCGTGGGTACGATGCTGTTTGGGGGCACTATGTCTTCCCCAGTGGGTTCTTAGCTACTTGGTTTGCAGCGACAAATGGCCTTCCCAGCACGGTAAGCGCCCGTGGGAATGATATCGATCGAGCCATGTTTCCACCGGGGGATTTTGCGCGACTGCAATGGACGTTGTTAAATGCCGGTTTGATTACGGCGGTGAGTGCTGATATGGCCCGAAAGATTCAGCTACTCGCCCAGGGGGATGATGTGATGGTTTTGAAAAATGGCGTCAACGAGCGGGTATTTTCGCCCCCCATTATTGGTGCAACTCATGAATCATCCCTTCTGAGAGCATCTTTAGGCATTGCTCCTGATGAAGCGGTACTGGGATTTTCCGGGGAATTACGAGAAAAGAAGGGGCAGCAGTTTCTTCTGAATGCCTTAACCACAGTCCGCGCCCAACGTCCTGCCTGTTTGTTAATTATCGGGGAAGTGCGGGCGTCCCAAGAAGCGGCACTACAACTCTATGCGACTCAGCATCCAGAAAACGCCAAGCGGGTTATTGTCACCGGACATTTAGCGAGTCCTGCGGCGGTAGCGGGGCATCTGCGGCTGTGTGATGTGTATCTGCAACCGTCGGTATGGGAGGGAATGCCGAATGCGCTGCTAGAAGCGATCGCCTGTGGTTGTTGCTGTATTGCTAGCGATGCGGGTGGGATTCCAGAGATCATTGAGCATGGAAAAAGTGGATTTTTGCTTCCTCGTTCCCAGTTACATCGACTGGGTGAGGCGGTGCTGGAGTGTTTAGATTTAGAGCCAAGTGCTAGGCGTCAGATTGGGATGGCAGGGCGCGATCGCATTCTCGCTGAATTTTCTCTAAAACATGAAAATCAGCGGCTTCAGACTGTTATCGATCGTTTAATCCCAATTTCCTCATAA
- a CDS encoding glycosyltransferase family 4 protein, protein MNDSRIVYVSFDTVPAPKGAAIHISAFTQALADAFGDIQLVTVSPTAYAVNQRESPHVIQSMLPALGDTLINRVLYFRTMLGNWWQNQWFETVHIRSIYEGFPIALSKEKLCKYLIFEVNGLPSIELKYRYPAVAEDRELLHKLKAQEKICLEASDLILTPSSVTRDYLQTRGVPGSKIRVIPNGVDLDIFTYRLSKFRDVEYPNLPYQDKETPPLQIENDSIKTQPRFQVLYFGTFSPWQGINLAVEALALADRDFPTQLTVIGQGRDFQILALKQLALKLGVAESLTILDPVSQAELVQKIHASDVILAPLTPNDRNLVQGCCPLKILEGMATGTPVIASDLPVARELGEDGVHFLLVKPGSAKAIKDALLRLKTEPELARNLARNARQQIENYYTWKHAGDALVAAYEEIGIKRSITV, encoded by the coding sequence ATGAACGATTCTAGAATAGTTTACGTTTCTTTTGATACCGTACCAGCGCCCAAGGGAGCCGCAATTCATATTTCTGCTTTTACTCAAGCTTTGGCAGATGCTTTTGGCGACATTCAGCTAGTGACAGTTTCCCCGACAGCCTACGCAGTAAATCAGAGGGAATCACCCCATGTTATCCAATCCATGTTACCTGCGCTAGGAGATACGTTAATTAATCGAGTGCTTTATTTTCGCACGATGCTGGGCAATTGGTGGCAGAATCAGTGGTTTGAGACAGTGCATATCCGTTCTATTTATGAAGGATTTCCCATTGCCCTGAGCAAAGAAAAATTATGTAAGTATTTAATTTTTGAAGTTAATGGATTGCCATCCATTGAACTCAAATATCGCTATCCAGCAGTGGCAGAAGATCGGGAATTATTGCACAAATTAAAGGCACAAGAAAAAATTTGTTTAGAAGCATCAGATTTAATTTTAACGCCTAGTTCCGTAACCAGAGACTATCTCCAAACAAGAGGAGTTCCTGGATCAAAAATCCGCGTCATTCCCAATGGAGTTGATTTAGATATATTTACTTATCGTCTTTCAAAGTTTAGGGATGTCGAGTATCCAAATCTTCCCTATCAGGACAAGGAAACGCCACCCCTACAGATTGAAAATGATTCAATAAAGACTCAGCCTCGATTTCAGGTGTTATATTTTGGGACATTTTCCCCTTGGCAAGGGATTAATCTTGCTGTTGAAGCACTGGCACTTGCTGACCGGGATTTTCCTACTCAATTAACAGTCATTGGACAAGGTCGCGACTTTCAGATTTTAGCCTTAAAACAGCTAGCTTTAAAACTAGGAGTAGCAGAGTCTCTCACGATTTTAGACCCTGTATCGCAAGCGGAACTCGTCCAAAAAATTCATGCATCTGATGTAATTTTGGCTCCGTTGACGCCCAATGACCGAAATCTGGTTCAGGGTTGTTGTCCTTTAAAGATTTTGGAAGGAATGGCGACAGGTACGCCGGTGATTGCTAGCGATTTACCAGTAGCGAGAGAATTGGGTGAGGATGGGGTGCATTTTCTGCTCGTGAAACCGGGTTCTGCAAAGGCAATTAAAGATGCTTTACTCAGGTTGAAAACAGAACCAGAATTGGCAAGAAATTTGGCGAGGAATGCCCGTCAGCAGATCGAAAATTATTACACGTGGAAACACGCGGGTGATGCTTTGGTGGCAGCTTATGAGGAAATTGGGATTAAACGATCGATAACAGTCTGA
- a CDS encoding FHA domain-containing protein has translation MQIQLSWIDLATGERREPMLETPVALGREFASMPQEIDGNRVARIVLANEQVAEYHALIDVANGELIVVDQNSSTGTLINSVRLPSSTLIDGDRLQIGPYEIQLNPSSSQATSSSGMAASGECDRMVGFLFKRRCGRTTNIGCPYCSYPDNNPYYYDYSYYSGYGNYNRGYWGSNYYDNRDRYDYDPETGNVDFTEADNMSLEGEMDADFEMDMGAS, from the coding sequence TTGCAAATTCAACTGAGTTGGATAGATCTAGCCACCGGCGAAAGACGAGAACCCATGTTAGAAACGCCTGTCGCCTTGGGTCGAGAATTTGCCTCAATGCCGCAGGAAATTGATGGTAATCGGGTTGCTAGAATTGTGCTAGCCAACGAGCAAGTGGCTGAATACCATGCTCTAATTGATGTAGCGAATGGCGAGTTAATCGTAGTCGATCAAAATAGCAGTACTGGCACCTTAATTAACAGCGTCCGGTTGCCCAGTAGTACGCTAATAGATGGCGATCGCTTGCAAATTGGCCCCTACGAAATTCAACTCAATCCCAGCAGCAGTCAGGCTACCAGTTCATCGGGGATGGCTGCAAGTGGAGAATGCGATCGCATGGTGGGATTTCTCTTCAAACGTCGCTGCGGACGCACTACAAACATTGGCTGTCCTTATTGTAGTTACCCAGATAATAACCCCTATTACTACGATTATTCCTATTACTCTGGATATGGTAACTACAATCGCGGTTATTGGGGCAGCAACTACTATGACAACCGCGATCGCTATGATTATGACCCGGAAACTGGCAATGTCGATTTCACCGAAGCAGACAATATGAGTCTAGAAGGAGAAATGGATGCCGATTTTGAGATGGATATGGGGGCAAGTTAA
- a CDS encoding UDP-N-acetylglucosamine--LPS N-acetylglucosamine transferase: MSTWLIYALGGGWGHLTRSLSLGRMATRYHNVKILTNSPYATYLRGEDCDVQIIAPDAGFGATCEQVRDVLLNTRYDCLIVDTFPRGLGGELADILPQLKHIPRILIHRDISPVYIHRFALRSFVKENFDAIIVPGEGEDSLLADLPIVRYTSPWLIRNAEELPDRMKARSLLGFDALCHKPGNCKSQLYKQSPPAGVRKKIILVCAAGQASELSFFSQLSTYLNAAFPDAAVRVLAPVCPDGCPPQLWVSHSPGIECLLAADVVVGGAGYNTVYECAAVGVPLVAFAFKRLYDRQKVRALRCAYCVEEIEDAIATVAMLQNQVSSRPLDYRPLDYPNGAVEAVRLIEQFT; encoded by the coding sequence ATGTCAACTTGGTTAATTTATGCTTTGGGAGGCGGTTGGGGACATCTTACCCGTAGCTTATCTCTCGGACGAATGGCTACCCGTTACCATAACGTCAAAATTCTTACGAATAGCCCTTATGCAACTTACTTGCGCGGGGAAGATTGCGATGTGCAAATCATTGCACCTGACGCTGGTTTTGGGGCGACTTGCGAACAAGTGCGGGATGTTTTATTAAACACCCGGTACGACTGTTTAATTGTCGATACTTTTCCTCGCGGGTTGGGTGGTGAGTTGGCAGATATTTTGCCCCAGTTAAAACACATCCCCCGAATTTTAATTCACCGCGATATCAGCCCAGTTTATATTCACCGCTTCGCGTTGCGCTCTTTTGTTAAAGAAAACTTCGATGCGATTATTGTGCCGGGAGAAGGAGAAGATTCACTGCTAGCAGATTTACCAATTGTGCGTTACACCAGTCCCTGGCTAATTCGCAATGCTGAGGAACTGCCAGATAGAATGAAGGCGCGATCGCTACTAGGTTTTGATGCATTGTGTCATAAACCTGGCAACTGTAAATCGCAGCTATACAAACAAAGTCCACCTGCGGGGGTTAGAAAAAAGATTATCCTCGTCTGTGCCGCCGGACAAGCTTCCGAATTATCTTTCTTTAGTCAGTTATCAACTTACCTGAATGCAGCGTTTCCAGACGCAGCGGTGCGTGTCTTAGCACCTGTCTGTCCAGATGGATGTCCGCCGCAGTTGTGGGTGTCTCACTCGCCAGGAATCGAATGCCTCCTAGCGGCTGATGTCGTTGTCGGCGGCGCTGGTTATAACACGGTTTATGAATGTGCTGCGGTGGGCGTCCCGTTAGTCGCTTTTGCCTTTAAGCGACTATATGACCGTCAAAAAGTTAGGGCTTTACGATGCGCCTACTGTGTTGAAGAGATTGAGGACGCGATCGCAACTGTGGCAATGCTGCAAAATCAGGTATCTAGTCGCCCTTTAGATTATCGCCCTCTCGATTATCCGAATGGTGCTGTGGAAGCAGTTCGGCTAATTGAGCAATTTACCTAA
- the trmFO gene encoding FADH(2)-oxidizing methylenetetrahydrofolate--tRNA-(uracil(54)-C(5))-methyltransferase TrmFO — MEKQPIQVIGGGLAGTEAAWQIANAGVPVVLHEMRPLRFSPAHHSEHLAELVCSNSFGAMSSDRAAGLLHEELRRLGSMIISKADEHAVPAGGALAVDRGVFSRELTEILANHPLIELRRGELRQIPTEGIVVLTSGPLTSPDLAEDLQQFTGMEYMSFFDAASPIVVGESINRDVAFLASRYDKGDAAYLNCPMNREQYLHFRQELCKAEQTELKDFERETAKFFEACLPIEELAQRGEDTMRYGPLKPVGLFDARKGDFRAPENQSQRPYAVVQLRQEDKAGQLWNLVGFQTNLRWGEQKRVFGLIPGLENAEFVRLGVMHRNTFINAPQLLKPSLQFHKRATLLAAGQLVGTEGYTAAAAGGWLAGTNAARLALGKDPLTLPGTTMMGALFEFISSASSKHFQPMPPNFGILPELPTRIRNKQERYGVYRDRSFADLASWKAAANLLVPKLSLEREATSASIE, encoded by the coding sequence ATGGAAAAACAGCCGATTCAGGTGATAGGTGGTGGTTTAGCGGGGACGGAAGCGGCGTGGCAAATTGCGAATGCGGGTGTGCCGGTAGTGCTGCACGAAATGCGACCGCTGCGGTTTAGCCCCGCCCATCACTCCGAACACCTGGCAGAACTGGTGTGCAGTAATTCCTTTGGAGCAATGTCGAGCGATCGCGCAGCCGGTCTTTTGCATGAAGAATTGCGTCGTCTTGGCTCAATGATTATTAGTAAAGCCGACGAACACGCGGTTCCCGCTGGGGGTGCCTTGGCGGTGGATAGGGGCGTATTTAGCCGCGAATTGACAGAAATCCTCGCGAATCATCCCCTAATTGAGTTACGACGCGGTGAATTGCGCCAAATCCCCACAGAAGGCATTGTCGTCCTCACCAGTGGCCCGCTAACCAGTCCCGATTTGGCTGAAGATTTGCAGCAGTTCACGGGTATGGAATACATGAGCTTTTTCGATGCCGCCAGCCCGATTGTGGTGGGAGAATCGATTAACCGGGATGTGGCTTTCTTGGCTTCTCGTTACGACAAGGGAGATGCGGCTTATCTCAATTGCCCGATGAATCGGGAGCAATATCTCCACTTTAGGCAGGAACTTTGTAAGGCTGAACAAACGGAACTGAAAGACTTTGAGCGGGAAACGGCTAAGTTTTTTGAAGCTTGTCTGCCGATTGAAGAACTGGCGCAGCGGGGGGAAGATACGATGCGTTATGGCCCGTTGAAGCCGGTGGGCTTGTTTGATGCCCGCAAAGGGGATTTCCGCGCCCCAGAAAATCAGTCGCAACGTCCTTATGCGGTGGTGCAGTTGCGCCAAGAAGATAAGGCGGGACAGTTGTGGAATCTAGTCGGATTTCAGACGAATTTGCGCTGGGGCGAACAAAAGAGAGTGTTTGGGTTGATTCCAGGGTTGGAAAATGCTGAGTTTGTGCGGCTGGGTGTGATGCACCGCAACACGTTTATTAATGCGCCCCAACTGTTAAAGCCTTCTTTGCAATTCCACAAACGCGCCACGTTGCTTGCGGCGGGGCAATTGGTGGGGACTGAGGGCTATACAGCAGCGGCGGCGGGTGGCTGGCTGGCAGGGACGAATGCGGCGCGGCTGGCTTTGGGCAAAGATCCGCTAACGCTACCAGGAACGACGATGATGGGGGCGTTGTTTGAATTTATTAGTTCGGCGTCATCAAAGCATTTTCAACCAATGCCACCTAATTTCGGAATTTTGCCGGAACTCCCGACTCGGATTCGCAATAAGCAAGAGCGATATGGAGTTTATCGCGATCGCTCTTTTGCCGATTTAGCGAGTTGGAAAGCTGCGGCTAATTTGCTCGTTCCCAAGCTAAGCCTGGAACGAGAAGCAACAAGTGCTTCCATTGAATAA
- a CDS encoding site-2 protease family protein, translated as MELWLLLLLLGLFTYFIVKRSVASITRTPIWLLWMVMMTPAFIWSAWILVYGEDKRMPPALEIAPFIICPILYWLLIQWGRRDFTPPPKPQEMVAEQAQNPSEVQPVSAGDAGSTVRPIDKTEETNLRNCFPWSIYYLQNIDYRPQAVICRGKLRTNPEVAYQTIRENIEKLFGDRFFVVFQEGLNGSPFFALVPNPQAHSQAQQQTEPLKRPALALGLLLVTLFTTTLVGVEISEVSNAALQSNPALLLKGLPYALALVAILGIHELGHYLSAQYYKIRTTLPYFIPVPFFLGTFGAFIGRRSPVPSRKALFDLGIASSVAGFLVTLPLLFWGLAHSDVVAVSEQSSILNFTSLNPRFSLLLTLLSKGALGSELTANTAIKLHPVGVAAYIGFIWTAFKLMPVGHLDGGHIVHAMFGQRNGAMIGQISRLLMLGLSLVQPDLFIWAIFLFLMPVSDEPALNDVSELDNKRDFWGLLVLALLVSILLPVPGNLAQLLKV; from the coding sequence ATGGAACTCTGGTTGCTCCTACTGTTACTAGGACTGTTTACTTACTTCATCGTGAAGCGCAGTGTTGCCAGCATCACCCGAACCCCAATCTGGCTTTTGTGGATGGTGATGATGACACCGGCATTCATTTGGAGTGCCTGGATTTTGGTCTACGGTGAAGATAAGCGAATGCCGCCAGCTTTGGAGATTGCCCCGTTTATCATTTGCCCGATATTGTACTGGCTGCTGATTCAGTGGGGGCGTCGAGATTTTACCCCGCCGCCAAAACCGCAAGAAATGGTGGCGGAACAAGCTCAGAATCCATCTGAGGTACAGCCTGTTTCTGCGGGCGATGCAGGGAGTACCGTCCGTCCGATTGATAAAACGGAGGAAACAAATCTTCGCAATTGCTTTCCCTGGTCTATCTATTACCTCCAAAACATCGATTACCGACCCCAAGCGGTGATTTGTCGCGGGAAGTTGCGAACGAATCCGGAGGTGGCGTACCAGACAATTCGGGAGAATATTGAGAAATTATTTGGCGATCGCTTCTTTGTTGTCTTTCAAGAAGGTTTGAATGGGAGTCCGTTCTTTGCGCTGGTTCCCAATCCCCAAGCTCACTCGCAGGCACAGCAGCAAACCGAACCTTTAAAACGACCGGCTTTAGCCTTAGGGCTGCTGCTCGTAACTTTGTTTACCACTACTTTAGTCGGGGTGGAAATTTCAGAAGTTTCTAACGCCGCACTGCAATCTAACCCAGCTTTGCTGTTAAAAGGACTGCCCTATGCTTTGGCATTGGTGGCTATCTTAGGCATCCACGAACTCGGTCATTACCTGAGTGCCCAATATTACAAAATTCGCACCACGCTGCCTTACTTTATCCCCGTTCCTTTTTTCTTGGGCACATTTGGAGCGTTCATTGGGCGGCGATCGCCCGTACCCAGTCGCAAAGCGTTATTCGATTTGGGCATTGCTAGTTCCGTTGCTGGTTTTTTGGTGACGTTACCGCTATTGTTTTGGGGATTAGCGCACTCGGATGTGGTTGCTGTGTCGGAGCAGTCGAGTATCTTAAACTTCACTTCTTTGAATCCCCGGTTTTCCCTGTTATTAACTTTGCTAAGTAAAGGGGCCCTGGGATCTGAACTGACAGCAAACACGGCAATCAAGCTTCACCCAGTGGGAGTGGCGGCTTATATCGGTTTTATCTGGACAGCGTTTAAGTTGATGCCGGTAGGACATCTGGATGGCGGTCACATTGTCCATGCCATGTTTGGGCAACGAAATGGGGCGATGATTGGTCAAATTAGCAGACTGCTGATGCTGGGATTGTCTTTAGTTCAGCCAGATTTGTTTATTTGGGCAATATTCTTATTCTTGATGCCAGTTTCTGATGAACCGGCGCTGAATGATGTGAGCGAACTTGACAACAAGCGCGATTTCTGGGGATTGTTAGTTTTGGCGCTTTTAGTGAGCATTCTATTGCCAGTGCCAGGAAATCTCGCGCAGTTGTTGAAGGTTTGA
- a CDS encoding ATP-binding protein, producing MVFLANDLRYSISRSTVLSVAHSLLKFLASQPDSRVVLIAGGKSDFTPSDLCPERQSKGARCGYASPEAGALGLPELLTPPNCFLNLAMGKPSATHCENKCENQHRWLPCSLKLRKLTRTLSSTPETQSKVPSLVILGLGDRFNVMLHSYKTTENSELNANHYELCFGFDPAIVGSICAEISRGLHLTPEISPLFERAIADWFPQPNLPALQSEFTSTLVSAILTSQISTQTPEKADTNACSSAGASLIGNPTTDIQIKTALLREPGIQAHLVQPPIPQAVVPSWQQPEKLLQELLRISWSSQGAQVILQRSAVLIQETFGVSRCLIAFYSAKDERTLWSAIAHDSSIPLSARQTHDPEWANIEQCLLKHHQGNPWATERNIGSTAAESIFLTWLHTHPQKIEPREMASLHGASGLVGLLLLEQWDEKREWQPGERQLLHLALQLVERGHNLATLYQQAEERITHAALLNRLVAQIRASLELSHIFETVTLELGHLLVADRCLIFQYLEEQQCWKPLTEYRAHADILTAMNLIVPDQKNCCSRTLRNLQVVQVSDTRLVDDPMNRSLAAKYPGAWLMVPIHRQQKIWGCLTFAQDQFPRYWHESELRFITTVADQLAIAIYQATLYQQIQAQNQTLEALVRERTAELESFFDAHPDYIFVVERENLRLRFCNHAFAQRMGFDNRYAVQDRSILECFPPLIAKSFAKQNLRVFESGETLHEQETLVFPDGIHHFDTSRVPLKHSNGEVYACLGTFREITELVETKQALSLRTEQLQDALTAANAASQAKTEFLATMSHELRTPLTSVIGMSSALMQPYFGELSGKQKEYLKIIHNSGQHLLQLINDILDLSKIESGKASLTLSQFSLRQVGIESLELLQEKAQVQQVKLTGDFAELPPADEFWGDERRVRQILLNLLSNAVKFTPPGGEVWLRMQCESNQAMIEVADTGIGIPMEKQHLLFEAFQQIDSSLHRQHEGTGLGLALTRQLVEMHGGTISFHSEVDAGTVFVVYLLAQNPK from the coding sequence ATGGTTTTCCTGGCAAACGATCTTAGATACTCTATCAGTCGGTCAACAGTTTTATCTGTTGCCCACTCATTGCTGAAGTTTTTAGCTTCACAACCAGATTCCAGAGTGGTACTCATCGCCGGGGGTAAGTCTGATTTTACTCCGAGCGACCTGTGCCCGGAGAGACAATCAAAAGGAGCGCGGTGCGGGTATGCATCCCCAGAAGCAGGTGCTTTGGGCTTGCCAGAGCTGCTGACCCCGCCCAACTGTTTTTTGAATCTGGCAATGGGGAAGCCATCAGCAACCCATTGCGAGAATAAATGTGAGAATCAACACAGATGGTTGCCTTGTTCGTTGAAGCTGCGGAAGTTAACTCGAACCCTTAGCTCAACTCCAGAGACTCAAAGCAAGGTGCCCTCGTTGGTAATTTTGGGACTGGGCGATCGCTTCAATGTGATGTTGCACAGCTACAAAACCACTGAGAATTCTGAACTAAACGCCAATCATTACGAGCTGTGTTTTGGCTTCGATCCGGCGATTGTGGGCAGTATTTGCGCCGAAATTTCTCGCGGGTTGCACTTAACCCCAGAAATCTCCCCTCTTTTCGAGCGAGCCATTGCCGATTGGTTCCCTCAACCCAATCTCCCAGCTTTGCAGAGCGAATTCACATCAACGCTGGTGAGTGCTATCTTAACCAGTCAAATTAGCACTCAGACTCCAGAAAAAGCAGATACAAATGCTTGTAGCAGTGCTGGGGCGAGTTTAATCGGCAACCCTACAACCGACATTCAGATTAAAACAGCCTTGTTGAGGGAGCCGGGAATCCAGGCGCACCTTGTCCAACCCCCCATTCCCCAGGCTGTAGTGCCGAGTTGGCAACAGCCAGAAAAGTTACTCCAAGAACTGCTACGAATTAGCTGGTCAAGCCAGGGAGCGCAGGTAATTTTGCAGCGTTCGGCGGTGTTGATTCAAGAGACTTTTGGGGTTAGTCGGTGTTTAATTGCGTTCTATAGCGCCAAAGATGAGCGTACCTTGTGGAGTGCGATCGCCCACGATTCATCTATCCCCCTTTCGGCTCGGCAAACTCACGATCCTGAATGGGCAAACATCGAACAGTGCCTTCTCAAACATCATCAGGGCAATCCTTGGGCAACTGAGCGAAACATTGGCTCAACGGCTGCCGAATCTATCTTTTTGACCTGGTTGCATACACACCCGCAGAAAATCGAGCCGCGAGAGATGGCATCTCTACACGGTGCGTCTGGACTGGTTGGTTTGCTACTGCTTGAGCAATGGGATGAGAAGCGGGAGTGGCAACCGGGAGAGCGGCAATTACTGCATCTGGCGCTGCAATTGGTAGAGCGAGGACACAACCTGGCGACGCTTTACCAGCAAGCGGAGGAACGAATTACTCATGCGGCGCTATTAAATCGGCTGGTTGCCCAAATCCGGGCTTCTTTAGAACTGTCTCATATCTTTGAAACGGTGACGCTGGAACTGGGTCATCTTTTGGTGGCAGATCGATGTTTGATTTTTCAGTATTTAGAGGAACAGCAGTGTTGGAAGCCGCTGACTGAATATCGCGCTCATGCTGATATCCTCACAGCCATGAACTTGATCGTTCCCGATCAAAAAAACTGTTGTTCCAGAACGCTGCGAAATCTACAGGTTGTCCAGGTGAGCGATACGCGCTTAGTGGATGACCCGATGAATCGCTCTTTGGCGGCAAAATATCCGGGCGCTTGGTTAATGGTGCCAATTCACCGACAGCAAAAGATTTGGGGCTGCTTAACCTTCGCTCAGGATCAATTTCCCCGTTACTGGCACGAGTCGGAGTTAAGATTTATCACGACCGTTGCCGACCAACTAGCGATCGCTATCTACCAAGCAACCCTTTACCAACAAATTCAGGCGCAAAACCAAACCCTAGAAGCCTTGGTACGAGAACGCACCGCTGAGCTGGAAAGTTTCTTTGATGCTCACCCAGACTACATTTTTGTGGTCGAGCGCGAGAATCTGCGTCTGCGCTTTTGCAATCATGCTTTTGCTCAAAGGATGGGGTTTGACAACCGATATGCCGTTCAGGATCGGTCGATTCTAGAATGCTTCCCGCCTCTGATTGCTAAGTCGTTTGCCAAACAAAATTTGCGGGTTTTTGAATCGGGAGAAACGCTACACGAACAGGAAACCCTAGTTTTCCCAGATGGGATTCACCACTTCGACACTTCCAGAGTGCCGTTGAAGCACTCTAATGGTGAGGTTTATGCTTGCTTGGGGACTTTCCGTGAAATTACGGAGCTAGTGGAGACGAAGCAGGCGCTATCTCTGAGAACCGAGCAGTTGCAAGATGCCTTGACTGCTGCGAATGCAGCTTCTCAGGCGAAAACTGAGTTTCTAGCAACCATGAGTCATGAATTGCGGACACCGCTCACATCTGTGATTGGGATGTCCTCCGCTTTAATGCAACCGTATTTTGGCGAACTGAGCGGAAAACAGAAAGAATATCTCAAGATTATTCACAATAGCGGACAGCACCTGTTGCAGCTGATTAACGATATTCTCGATTTATCTAAGATTGAATCCGGTAAGGCGTCTTTAACCCTCAGTCAGTTTTCTCTGCGTCAGGTAGGGATTGAAAGTTTGGAACTGCTGCAAGAAAAGGCTCAAGTCCAACAGGTGAAGCTAACAGGGGATTTCGCTGAGTTGCCTCCCGCCGATGAATTTTGGGGGGATGAACGGCGCGTGCGGCAAATCTTGCTGAATCTACTCTCGAATGCGGTAAAGTTCACACCACCAGGGGGTGAGGTATGGCTGCGGATGCAGTGTGAAAGTAACCAGGCGATGATTGAGGTGGCAGACACGGGAATTGGGATTCCGATGGAGAAACAGCATCTTTTGTTTGAGGCGTTTCAACAAATTGATAGCTCTCTGCATCGGCAGCACGAAGGGACTGGGTTGGGATTGGCTTTAACTCGCCAGTTGGTGGAGATGCATGGCGGCACGATTAGCTTCCATTCAGAGGTAGATGCGGGAACGGTATTCGTGGTTTATCTTCTAGCCCAAAATCCAAAGTGA